In Phycisphaerales bacterium, the following proteins share a genomic window:
- a CDS encoding molybdopterin molybdotransferase MoeA, whose amino-acid sequence MTTPHPSGNLPDYTTALSQALQCVAPLDQIEPVPLSEAAGRVLAEGVHADRDYPPFNRATMDGYAVRSSDIGHIEAFRVVGMVAAGSAQQPPIAPGQAARIATGAPLPPDADAVIPHELSDRGDPVRFSISSLELWDNVHRQAADAKAGQEVLKPATLLGAPHLGILATVGCTSVPVRRRPVVALLTSGDEVLSPDAPRVLDHQIRNSGQSMLRALIESMGGQLGSAAHVRDEQNETDRAVAEALVDHDLLVTIGGISAGERDCFHAAFEAAEVKTVIRGAAIQPGKPIFIGCAERGDRRRLVVALPGNPVSVLATAHLFLWPILRVLAGLPPALPWTKVRLRAPVRPNARRQAFRPGAWSRLAGEAEVLDWAGSGDLIHTAATDGLIELPIQADTVESGAALRFLPWCWVA is encoded by the coding sequence ATGACCACGCCGCACCCGTCAGGCAATCTCCCCGACTACACAACCGCGCTGTCCCAGGCGCTCCAATGCGTCGCGCCCCTCGATCAGATCGAGCCCGTACCGCTCTCGGAAGCCGCCGGGCGAGTGCTGGCGGAGGGTGTTCACGCCGATCGAGATTACCCGCCGTTCAACCGCGCGACGATGGACGGCTACGCGGTGCGATCGAGTGACATCGGGCATATTGAGGCGTTCCGCGTGGTGGGCATGGTGGCGGCCGGCTCGGCGCAGCAGCCGCCCATCGCGCCGGGGCAGGCGGCGCGCATTGCAACCGGTGCGCCGCTTCCTCCCGATGCTGACGCGGTGATACCGCATGAGCTGTCCGATCGCGGCGACCCGGTGCGCTTTTCCATCAGCTCGCTCGAGCTTTGGGACAACGTGCACCGGCAGGCGGCGGATGCGAAGGCCGGCCAGGAAGTGCTCAAGCCGGCAACGCTGCTCGGCGCGCCGCATCTGGGAATTCTCGCGACCGTCGGCTGCACGTCGGTGCCGGTTCGCCGGCGGCCCGTGGTTGCGCTGCTGACCAGCGGCGATGAAGTGCTTTCACCCGATGCGCCCCGCGTGCTGGATCACCAGATACGCAACTCGGGCCAGTCGATGCTCCGGGCGCTCATCGAATCCATGGGTGGGCAACTCGGCTCCGCCGCGCACGTACGCGATGAGCAGAACGAGACGGATCGAGCCGTGGCTGAAGCGTTGGTCGATCACGATCTGCTTGTCACCATCGGCGGCATCAGCGCCGGCGAGCGCGACTGCTTCCATGCCGCGTTCGAGGCCGCGGAAGTCAAGACAGTGATCCGCGGCGCGGCAATTCAGCCGGGCAAACCGATTTTCATCGGCTGCGCGGAGCGCGGCGATCGTCGGAGACTCGTCGTCGCGCTGCCGGGCAATCCTGTATCGGTGCTCGCCACGGCGCACCTGTTTCTCTGGCCGATCCTTCGCGTCCTCGCTGGCCTGCCACCAGCGCTGCCCTGGACGAAGGTCCGACTCCGTGCGCCCGTGCGGCCAAACGCTCGGCGTCAGGCGTTCCGACCCGGAGCCTGGAGTCGGCTCGCGGGCGAGGCGGAAGTTCTCGACTGGGCCGGCAGCGGCGATCTCATTCACACTGCCGCTACCGATGGCCTGATCGAGTTGCCGATCCAGGCCGACACCGTCGAATCGGGCGCAGCACTTCGATTCCTGCCGTGGTGCTGGGTCGCTTGA
- the queC gene encoding 7-cyano-7-deazaguanine synthase QueC: MPATPKPNREPSDGTQDRAVVLLSGGLDSATVLAIARRDGFMCHALSIDYGQRHRFELECADRVARALGAIDHKTVAVDLRAFGGSALTAEIDVPTHERVDEIGSAIPVTYVPARNLVLLSLAIAYAETLGASDVFIGVNAVDYSGYPDCRPAFVSAFENVANLATKAGVEGRRLHVNTPIIEMSKAEIIRTGTRLGVDYALTTSCYNPPAPMLACGHCDSCLLRRQGFEQARVPDPTRYAG; the protein is encoded by the coding sequence ATGCCAGCGACGCCGAAGCCGAACCGCGAACCGTCTGACGGAACTCAGGACAGAGCTGTCGTTCTGCTCTCAGGCGGACTCGACAGCGCCACGGTGCTCGCGATCGCGCGCCGCGACGGCTTTATGTGCCATGCGCTGAGCATCGACTATGGACAGCGGCACCGCTTCGAACTGGAATGTGCCGACCGGGTTGCCCGTGCGCTGGGCGCCATCGACCACAAAACAGTCGCCGTCGATCTGCGCGCCTTTGGCGGCTCGGCGCTCACCGCTGAAATCGATGTGCCCACGCATGAGCGCGTGGATGAGATTGGCAGCGCCATTCCTGTCACCTATGTGCCCGCGCGGAACCTCGTCTTGCTCTCGCTCGCCATCGCATACGCGGAGACACTGGGCGCCTCTGACGTCTTCATCGGCGTCAATGCAGTGGATTACTCGGGTTATCCCGACTGCCGGCCGGCGTTCGTCAGCGCTTTCGAGAACGTGGCCAACCTCGCGACAAAGGCCGGCGTTGAAGGTCGGCGCCTGCACGTCAATACGCCGATTATCGAGATGAGCAAGGCGGAGATCATCCGCACGGGCACGCGCCTGGGCGTTGATTACGCGCTGACGACCAGTTGCTACAACCCGCCGGCGCCGATGCTCGCATGCGGGCACTGCGATTCCTGCCTGCTGCGGCGGCAGGGATTTGAGCAGGCGCGCGTGCCTGACCCGACGCGCTATGCCGGCTGA
- the pdhA gene encoding pyruvate dehydrogenase (acetyl-transferring) E1 component subunit alpha has product MPVEKVYSATIERISILDENGKFDAKLGKDIIPLDDTVALYEHMTICREYDMVAFKLQRSGRMGTYPQNWGQEATSTGAAYAMDDRDWFVPAYRENAGMFWRGLPMEYVFWHWMGDERGNKIPDGMRTLPLSVPIGTQMLHACGLAWAGKYRDDGSAAVTFFGDGGSSEGDFHEAMNFATTLELPVVFFCQNNGWAISTPRKRNVGGETVAQRGLAYGAHCVQVDGNDIFAVVKVVREALDRARNDFKVTFIEGVTYRMGDHTTADDARRYRDPKELEAWTKRDPLTRLRMYLQSQSAWDDSKQQALEARAKEHVSGVVARAEGIAKPDASDIFNYTFAKPPATLAEQRETMRTNSLSLRDQVQPA; this is encoded by the coding sequence ATGCCGGTTGAGAAGGTCTACAGCGCGACCATCGAGCGCATTTCCATCCTCGACGAGAACGGCAAATTCGACGCCAAACTCGGCAAGGACATCATTCCGCTCGACGACACCGTGGCGCTCTACGAGCACATGACGATCTGTCGCGAGTACGACATGGTCGCGTTCAAACTCCAGCGCTCAGGCCGCATGGGCACCTACCCGCAGAACTGGGGACAGGAGGCCACCAGCACTGGCGCGGCATATGCCATGGACGACCGCGACTGGTTCGTTCCGGCCTACCGCGAGAACGCCGGAATGTTCTGGCGCGGTCTGCCCATGGAGTACGTCTTCTGGCACTGGATGGGGGATGAGCGCGGCAACAAGATCCCCGACGGCATGCGGACGCTGCCGCTCTCCGTGCCCATCGGCACGCAGATGCTCCACGCCTGCGGTCTGGCGTGGGCCGGAAAGTATCGCGACGACGGCTCAGCGGCTGTCACGTTCTTTGGCGACGGAGGCAGCAGTGAGGGCGACTTTCACGAGGCGATGAACTTCGCCACCACGCTTGAACTGCCCGTCGTCTTCTTCTGCCAGAACAACGGCTGGGCCATCTCCACGCCCCGCAAACGCAACGTCGGCGGCGAAACGGTCGCCCAGCGCGGCCTCGCCTATGGGGCACATTGCGTGCAGGTGGATGGCAACGACATCTTCGCCGTCGTCAAAGTCGTGCGCGAGGCGCTCGATCGGGCCCGCAACGATTTCAAAGTGACGTTCATCGAGGGCGTGACGTATCGCATGGGCGATCACACCACCGCTGACGACGCCAGGCGCTACCGCGACCCCAAGGAACTCGAAGCGTGGACGAAGCGCGACCCGCTGACGCGCCTTCGAATGTACCTGCAATCGCAAAGCGCGTGGGACGATTCGAAGCAGCAGGCGCTCGAGGCCCGTGCGAAGGAACACGTCAGCGGAGTGGTCGCCCGCGCGGAAGGCATCGCCAAGCCGGACGCCTCAGACATCTTCAACTACACCTTCGCCAAACCGCCCGCGACACTCGCCGAGCAGCGCGAGACAATGCGCACGAATTCGCTTTCGCTGCGCGACCAGGTTCAGCCGGCATAG
- a CDS encoding Glu/Leu/Phe/Val dehydrogenase, with protein MVFERMANRGHERVLFVQNRPAGLRAIIAIHSTTLGPALGGVRRWHYASEDDALEDVLRLSEAMTYKAAVSHLPMGGAKSVIMLDAARAEPREVAARAMGRAVDTLRGDYIAAEDVGVDEQYIDWMAEETRFVMGGEKKSRGGDPSPHTARGVVNGMLAAMRFLGQDPTFKDKTIAIQGMGHVGWNVARIVIGEGASVKAADISPDRLDLAKQQLGVEVVNVDHILATPCDILCPCALGGVINGTNIADIQAPIICGAANNVLDDPFEDSSALMARNVLYCPDFVVNAGGLIQLAGLWLEYTAEQLARKIADIESTTLKILDRGRTLQSNHAAAVDYARSVIDNGIPNQPARGTIHAG; from the coding sequence ATGGTCTTCGAACGCATGGCCAATCGCGGACACGAGCGGGTGCTCTTTGTGCAGAATCGCCCCGCCGGGCTCCGCGCCATTATCGCCATTCACAGCACCACGCTTGGCCCGGCGCTGGGCGGGGTGCGGCGATGGCATTACGCGTCCGAAGATGATGCGCTCGAGGATGTGCTGCGCCTGAGCGAAGCGATGACCTACAAGGCGGCGGTGTCGCACCTGCCCATGGGCGGGGCCAAGAGCGTGATCATGCTCGATGCCGCCCGGGCCGAGCCGCGCGAGGTCGCCGCCCGCGCCATGGGCCGCGCCGTCGATACTTTGCGCGGCGACTACATCGCCGCCGAAGACGTCGGAGTCGATGAGCAGTACATTGACTGGATGGCCGAAGAGACCCGCTTTGTCATGGGAGGCGAGAAGAAATCGCGCGGCGGCGATCCGTCGCCGCACACGGCGCGCGGCGTCGTCAACGGCATGCTCGCCGCCATGCGATTCCTCGGCCAGGATCCCACCTTCAAGGACAAGACCATTGCCATTCAGGGGATGGGGCACGTCGGCTGGAATGTGGCCCGGATCGTGATCGGCGAGGGCGCCAGCGTCAAAGCCGCCGATATCTCGCCAGACCGCCTCGATCTCGCCAAGCAGCAGCTGGGCGTTGAGGTCGTCAATGTCGATCACATCCTCGCCACGCCTTGCGACATTCTCTGCCCCTGCGCTCTGGGCGGCGTAATCAACGGTACCAACATCGCCGACATCCAGGCGCCCATCATCTGCGGGGCCGCCAACAACGTGCTCGACGATCCGTTTGAGGATTCATCCGCACTGATGGCGCGCAACGTGCTCTACTGCCCCGACTTCGTCGTCAACGCCGGTGGATTGATCCAACTCGCCGGACTCTGGCTCGAGTACACCGCCGAGCAACTGGCGCGAAAGATCGCCGACATCGAGTCGACCACGCTCAAGATTCTCGATCGCGGGCGCACGCTGCAGTCCAACCATGCCGCAGCGGTGGACTACGCTCGCAGCGTGATCGACAATGGCATTCCGAACCAGCCGGCCCGGGGAACGATTCATGCCGGTTGA
- a CDS encoding acyl-CoA dehydrogenase family protein has protein sequence MATSSLSSMKGISEKDRKQIRQAEEMLGPDPETMGLVKNFFWGNIREELAFPYPAVSAEETARCDQLLAELDDYLKNEHPAVQIDRDQEIPQWCIDRLFKIGVLGMIIPKEYGGGGYGVTSYNRALERIGQSCGSTAVLVSAHQSIGCKAVVLYGSEEQKRHWLPHLANDMLSAFCLSEPNVGCDAGGQETTCRLSEDGSHYILNGEKKWATSGALSGMFTVMAKQPITDPKSGKVKEKVTALIVTPDMPGVDIFSRNRSKCSIRGTWQARIRFTNVKVPRANLLHQEGRGLNVALTCLNYGRCTLSAGMLGGARAAYLQAGKWAQTRFQFDRPIGDFELVQEYLLDMASFVYAMDAVLYLTTGILDRDDPDVMLETAICKIFCSEWGFRTVDRAVQVMGGESQMTENYIERIWRDSRINSIVEGANEVMHSFVFAYGSKQLGEYLINVKDNALKPGFWGAATKIGAEMFLGLRSAAPSVTRLSPQLVEHQTTFENNVREFSHQVKLMMKEHEEKIISRECTQKRLSMCALYLYASAAVLSRLDRTLRSNHDAGEVEYEMAAGGYFLKHADLQIRDEIRHLRDNIDETLRSSIPVIRKFIDGLSNDQFAIPEKSPNARGTGREMKQDGIPQFGSGSLTGEQVRNA, from the coding sequence ATGGCCACCAGTTCGTTGAGCAGCATGAAGGGAATCTCCGAAAAGGATCGCAAGCAGATCCGCCAGGCGGAGGAGATGCTCGGCCCCGATCCCGAAACCATGGGGCTGGTCAAGAACTTCTTCTGGGGCAACATCCGCGAAGAACTCGCGTTTCCCTATCCCGCCGTCAGCGCCGAGGAAACCGCGCGCTGCGACCAGTTGCTCGCCGAACTTGACGACTACCTCAAGAACGAACACCCGGCAGTGCAAATCGATCGTGACCAGGAGATCCCGCAGTGGTGCATCGACCGTCTCTTTAAGATCGGCGTGCTTGGGATGATCATCCCCAAGGAGTATGGCGGCGGTGGATACGGCGTGACCAGCTACAACCGCGCCCTTGAGCGCATCGGGCAGAGCTGCGGCTCGACCGCCGTGCTCGTTTCCGCCCACCAGTCCATCGGCTGCAAGGCGGTCGTGCTCTACGGCAGTGAAGAGCAGAAGCGCCACTGGCTGCCGCATCTGGCCAACGACATGCTTTCGGCCTTCTGCCTCTCTGAGCCGAACGTCGGCTGCGACGCCGGCGGCCAGGAGACGACCTGCCGACTGAGCGAAGACGGCAGCCACTACATCCTCAACGGCGAGAAGAAATGGGCCACGTCGGGCGCGCTCTCGGGCATGTTTACCGTGATGGCCAAGCAGCCGATCACCGATCCCAAGAGCGGCAAGGTCAAGGAGAAGGTCACCGCGCTCATCGTCACACCCGACATGCCCGGCGTGGACATCTTCAGCCGCAATCGCAGCAAGTGCTCGATCAGAGGCACTTGGCAGGCGCGCATCCGCTTTACCAATGTCAAGGTTCCCCGCGCCAACCTGCTCCACCAGGAGGGCCGCGGTCTCAACGTCGCGCTGACCTGCCTGAACTACGGCCGGTGCACGCTGTCGGCCGGGATGCTCGGGGGCGCCCGCGCGGCCTACCTCCAGGCCGGCAAGTGGGCCCAGACGCGCTTCCAGTTCGACCGGCCCATCGGCGATTTCGAACTCGTGCAGGAGTACCTGCTCGACATGGCTTCGTTCGTCTACGCCATGGATGCCGTGCTCTATCTCACCACGGGCATTCTCGACCGCGACGATCCGGATGTGATGCTCGAAACGGCGATCTGCAAGATCTTCTGCTCTGAGTGGGGCTTCCGCACCGTCGATCGGGCCGTGCAGGTCATGGGCGGCGAGTCGCAGATGACCGAGAACTACATCGAGCGCATCTGGCGCGACAGCCGCATCAACAGCATCGTCGAAGGCGCCAACGAAGTCATGCACTCGTTCGTGTTCGCCTACGGCAGCAAGCAACTCGGCGAGTATCTCATCAATGTCAAGGACAACGCGCTCAAGCCCGGCTTCTGGGGCGCAGCGACGAAGATCGGCGCCGAGATGTTCCTGGGCCTGCGGTCGGCGGCTCCCTCGGTCACGCGCCTGAGCCCGCAACTCGTCGAACACCAGACCACGTTCGAGAACAACGTCCGCGAATTCTCGCACCAGGTCAAGCTCATGATGAAAGAGCACGAGGAGAAGATCATCTCGCGCGAGTGCACCCAGAAGCGCCTGAGCATGTGCGCCCTCTATCTCTACGCCTCGGCGGCCGTGCTCAGCCGGCTTGATCGCACGCTGCGGTCGAACCACGACGCCGGCGAAGTGGAATACGAGATGGCCGCGGGCGGCTACTTCCTCAAGCACGCCGACCTGCAGATTCGCGACGAGATCCGTCACTTGCGCGACAACATCGACGAGACGCTGCGATCGTCGATTCCCGTGATCCGCAAGTTCATCGACGGCCTGTCCAACGACCAGTTCGCGATCCCGGAGAAGTCGCCCAACGCCCGCGGAACCGGCCGCGAAATGAAGCAGGACGGCATACCGCAGTTCGGCAGCGGATCGCTCACTGGTGAACAGGTCCGGAACGCCTAG
- a CDS encoding enoyl-CoA hydratase/isomerase family protein, which produces MSDLVQVIQHENGAVAELRLYRPEARNALSRDLLSEARQALAPLAASEDVRVIIISGEGKAFCAGMDLKALLKDPPAMGELLMLISLLLREIRRAPKPTIACVQGAAVGGGCGLMSVCDFAFSHAEARIGYPEVDLGVCPAVVAPWLVRKLGSGRARQVLLAGGTMAGQRALELGLITHLVDRESLESEALQFAAALAKGGPRAMAVTKNWLNELDGSMEDDVLDKAARISAEIVQGEEALTRLGKLFGAGD; this is translated from the coding sequence ATGTCCGATCTGGTTCAAGTCATTCAGCACGAAAACGGCGCCGTTGCCGAGCTGCGCCTCTATCGCCCCGAGGCGCGAAACGCGCTGAGCAGAGACTTACTCAGCGAAGCGCGGCAGGCGCTGGCGCCGCTCGCCGCCTCCGAAGACGTGCGCGTCATCATCATCAGCGGGGAAGGCAAGGCGTTTTGCGCCGGGATGGATCTGAAGGCCCTGCTCAAGGACCCGCCGGCAATGGGCGAACTGCTCATGCTCATCAGTCTGCTGCTGCGCGAGATCCGCCGGGCGCCCAAGCCCACGATCGCCTGCGTGCAGGGTGCGGCGGTGGGGGGCGGCTGCGGTCTCATGTCGGTCTGCGACTTCGCGTTCAGCCACGCCGAAGCGCGCATCGGCTATCCCGAAGTCGATCTCGGCGTGTGCCCTGCGGTTGTTGCGCCATGGTTGGTGCGCAAACTTGGCTCTGGTCGCGCGAGGCAGGTCCTGCTCGCGGGCGGGACCATGGCCGGTCAGCGCGCGCTCGAACTCGGTCTCATCACGCACCTAGTCGACCGTGAGTCGCTTGAGAGCGAAGCGCTTCAGTTCGCTGCAGCGCTGGCAAAGGGCGGCCCGCGCGCCATGGCGGTCACCAAGAACTGGCTCAACGAACTCGACGGCTCGATGGAGGATGACGTCCTCGACAAGGCCGCGCGCATCTCCGCGGAGATCGTCCAGGGCGAGGAAGCGCTCACCCGCCTCGGCAAACTGTTCGGTGCGGGCGATTGA
- a CDS encoding enoyl-CoA hydratase/isomerase family protein, whose protein sequence is MAADLVDVDLSGTVSVLTLNRPEQRNALTSGMMSRMIDALEEIASGDGGVVLLRGNGPSFCAGFDLADAVAQPGLMGRYIEQLGAIARALRRVPQVVVAAVQGAALAGGCAIVSACDFVVASPQSQFGYPVHRIGVSPAVSIPTLRQLIGDGRCRSMLMGGQIIDGAEAARLGLVSHLLHAGTGIDDAARRLCESLAGKGQVALRATKRWISELDGSLEDAPFERSTAASAAAAVEPEAQRLVQAFWSLRRDLR, encoded by the coding sequence ATGGCCGCCGATCTCGTTGATGTCGATCTGTCCGGCACAGTAAGCGTTCTCACGCTGAATCGACCCGAGCAGCGCAACGCGCTGACGTCCGGGATGATGAGCCGCATGATCGATGCGCTCGAGGAAATCGCCTCCGGCGATGGGGGCGTCGTGCTTCTCCGCGGCAACGGCCCCTCGTTCTGCGCTGGCTTCGATCTCGCCGACGCGGTTGCTCAGCCGGGTCTCATGGGGCGGTACATCGAGCAACTTGGCGCCATCGCGCGCGCTTTGCGCCGCGTGCCTCAGGTCGTGGTGGCCGCGGTTCAGGGCGCCGCGCTGGCTGGCGGGTGCGCCATCGTGTCTGCGTGCGACTTCGTCGTCGCTTCGCCGCAGTCGCAGTTCGGCTATCCCGTGCATCGCATCGGAGTGTCGCCCGCCGTGAGCATTCCCACGTTGCGGCAGTTGATCGGCGACGGTCGCTGTCGCTCGATGCTCATGGGCGGCCAGATCATCGACGGGGCTGAGGCAGCGCGGCTCGGGCTGGTTTCGCACCTCTTGCATGCCGGGACGGGAATCGATGATGCGGCCCGGCGCTTGTGCGAGTCACTGGCCGGCAAGGGCCAGGTCGCGCTGCGAGCCACCAAGCGGTGGATCAGTGAACTCGACGGCTCGCTCGAAGATGCGCCGTTTGAGCGGTCTACCGCGGCCTCTGCTGCGGCGGCCGTCGAGCCGGAGGCTCAGCGCCTCGTGCAGGCGTTCTGGAGCCTTCGGCGCGATCTTCGCTGA
- a CDS encoding 3-hydroxybutyryl-CoA dehydrogenase (converts (S)-3-hydroxybutanoyl-CoA to 3-acetoacetyl-CoA) codes for MSEVKSIVVIGAGTMGSGIALTAAMSGLLAFQVDVAQPVLDRALASHKKILGRNVEKQRMTQAEADATMERLTYTTSLSDAREADWAVEAVLEKADLKKTVFGQMVEVLRSDVVLATNTSSISITQIAASVGAHAPRVIGMHFFNPVPVMKLVEVIKGLATSEETTARTIALAQKMGKTPVPANDRAGFVSNRVLMPLINEAFYAWMEGVAEPEHVDEIMKLGCNFPMGPLRLADFIGLDVCHDIMMVLYHELGDQKYFPCPRLRQLVTAGRLGDKSGRGVFDYGKK; via the coding sequence ATGAGCGAAGTGAAATCGATCGTGGTCATCGGCGCCGGCACCATGGGCTCGGGCATCGCGCTCACCGCTGCGATGAGCGGCCTTTTGGCGTTTCAGGTTGATGTGGCCCAGCCTGTGCTCGACCGGGCCCTGGCGAGCCATAAGAAGATCCTCGGCCGCAACGTCGAAAAGCAGCGCATGACGCAGGCCGAGGCCGACGCCACGATGGAGCGCCTCACCTACACCACGAGCCTGAGTGATGCGCGCGAGGCTGACTGGGCAGTCGAAGCCGTGCTCGAAAAGGCCGACCTCAAAAAGACCGTGTTTGGCCAGATGGTCGAGGTACTTCGGTCCGATGTCGTGCTGGCGACCAACACATCATCGATCTCGATCACGCAGATCGCCGCGTCCGTCGGCGCGCACGCGCCGCGCGTCATCGGTATGCACTTCTTCAACCCGGTGCCCGTCATGAAACTCGTCGAGGTCATCAAAGGCCTGGCGACGAGCGAAGAGACGACCGCCCGCACCATCGCCCTGGCGCAGAAGATGGGCAAGACACCGGTTCCAGCGAACGATCGCGCCGGCTTTGTAAGCAACCGCGTGCTCATGCCGCTGATCAACGAGGCCTTCTATGCCTGGATGGAGGGCGTGGCCGAGCCCGAGCACGTCGATGAGATCATGAAACTCGGCTGCAACTTCCCCATGGGTCCGCTGCGGCTGGCCGACTTCATCGGCCTGGACGTGTGCCACGACATCATGATGGTCCTGTACCACGAACTGGGCGATCAGAAGTACTTCCCGTGCCCGAGACTTCGCCAACTCGTGACCGCCGGGCGGCTTGGCGACAAGAGCGGCCGGGGCGTTTTTGACTACGGAAAGAAATAG